Proteins encoded within one genomic window of Dyadobacter chenhuakuii:
- a CDS encoding PAS domain-containing sensor histidine kinase has protein sequence MLPSEIAVLKHLGEAVFTAGNDGQIVSSNAAATKLTGYTDNELKTLSLANLSGPEPDAIKLQYELNQALDRNGFFIEGWGLRKDASRYWAETSYWPIFDEKDRHWGFSVLIKDITQKKQEQIALLESEERYRLIVEAVRDYSIFMLDTQGHIVTWNDGGRLVHGYSAPEVLGRYFSFFYTHDDLLAKKPETELDVAKTTGTYREEGWRVRKDGSLFWASVVLTALYDAHNKHIGYSKVVRDLTDKMMAEESLRQSEIRYRSLVEQVGDYGIFMLDTKGRIVSWNEGAKRIKGYAAEEIIGKYFSVFYPEEEIIGGKPVRELQIARASGKYEEEGWRLRKDGSRFWANIVITALYDPEGRHTGFSKVTRDLTERKLAEQALQQSSNQYRQLAAELSESNDRLSVVNRELEEFTAVVSHDLKEPVRTIKSHLLLMKQNLQQENFETIPISLAKSLRGVQRMQELIDNLLYYSQISNVNLQKQKLKASDVIAEAVQILDDAIQKSGTELIINQQVDYLYGDRVQLVQLLQNLLSNAIKFTEKEKPEVIISAFSQDEHIELVVQDNGIGIPNEHLEKVFGVFRRLHFASKYPGNGVGLAICKKVVERHNGRIWVESKPGQGTSFHVIIPQGWPATTQENEAV, from the coding sequence AACGCCGCTGCCACTAAGCTTACCGGGTATACCGACAATGAGTTAAAAACTCTGTCATTAGCCAATTTGTCCGGGCCGGAGCCAGACGCCATCAAGTTACAATACGAGCTTAATCAGGCATTAGACAGGAATGGCTTTTTTATCGAAGGGTGGGGGCTTAGAAAGGATGCCAGCCGGTATTGGGCTGAGACCTCATACTGGCCGATTTTTGATGAGAAGGACCGCCATTGGGGTTTTTCTGTATTGATAAAAGATATTACCCAAAAGAAACAGGAACAAATCGCGCTGCTGGAAAGCGAAGAAAGGTACCGGTTGATTGTTGAGGCGGTGCGGGATTATTCCATTTTTATGCTCGATACGCAGGGGCACATTGTGACCTGGAACGATGGCGGCCGTCTGGTGCATGGTTATTCGGCTCCGGAAGTGCTGGGTCGTTACTTTTCTTTTTTTTACACGCACGACGACTTGCTGGCAAAAAAGCCGGAAACAGAGCTTGATGTTGCCAAAACAACGGGGACATACCGCGAGGAAGGTTGGCGGGTCAGAAAAGACGGCTCATTATTCTGGGCGAGCGTTGTACTGACGGCCCTATATGATGCGCATAACAAACACATAGGCTATTCGAAAGTAGTTCGTGATCTGACAGATAAGATGATGGCCGAAGAATCTTTGCGCCAAAGTGAGATCCGTTACCGATCGCTTGTTGAGCAGGTGGGGGACTATGGGATTTTCATGCTTGATACCAAAGGCCGGATTGTTAGCTGGAACGAAGGGGCTAAACGAATCAAGGGCTATGCGGCCGAAGAGATAATCGGAAAGTACTTTTCTGTTTTTTATCCCGAAGAAGAAATCATCGGAGGCAAACCGGTAAGGGAGCTGCAAATCGCGCGTGCTTCGGGTAAATATGAAGAGGAAGGCTGGCGTTTACGCAAAGATGGAAGCCGTTTCTGGGCAAATATTGTTATTACTGCCCTGTATGATCCAGAAGGCCGGCATACGGGTTTTTCAAAGGTGACCCGCGATTTGACTGAACGTAAGCTGGCTGAGCAGGCTCTACAGCAAAGCTCGAATCAATATCGCCAGCTAGCCGCAGAACTTTCCGAAAGCAACGACCGGTTGTCAGTCGTGAACAGGGAACTAGAAGAATTTACAGCCGTAGTGTCCCACGATTTAAAGGAGCCGGTTCGGACCATCAAAAGTCATTTGCTTCTAATGAAACAAAACCTGCAGCAGGAGAATTTTGAGACCATTCCCATCAGTTTGGCCAAAAGCTTGCGGGGTGTGCAACGGATGCAGGAATTGATTGATAACTTGCTGTATTATAGCCAAATCAGCAATGTAAATTTACAGAAGCAGAAACTTAAAGCCAGCGATGTAATTGCCGAGGCAGTGCAGATTTTGGACGATGCCATCCAAAAGAGTGGCACCGAGCTTATTATAAATCAACAAGTTGACTACTTATACGGAGATAGGGTGCAGCTTGTACAGCTTTTACAGAACCTTTTAAGCAATGCTATAAAGTTCACCGAAAAAGAAAAACCCGAGGTTATTATTAGTGCATTCAGCCAGGATGAGCACATAGAGCTGGTCGTTCAGGATAACGGCATAGGGATACCCAATGAACACCTCGAGAAAGTGTTCGGTGTATTCAGGCGGCTGCATTTTGCCAGCAAATATCCAGGCAACGGGGTTGGCCTTGCCATCTGTAAAAAAGTGGTAGAACGCCATAACGGCAGGATTTGGGTTGAGTCAAAACCTGGCCAAGGAACGAGTTTTCATGTTATTATCCCGCAGGGCTGGCCTGCAACAACTCAGGAAAATGAAGCGGTTTAA
- a CDS encoding response regulator yields the protein MKRFKIAIVEDDEDERFFMVDAFNSFAGFEVVGEFGNGDQLMAWLGKQADPTTELVITDLNMPGKNGYDIISEVRSKYSGIDVVATSTSSVDATRNKCLAMGARQFLVKPDVFIHYQDYVERLYQLLSPAKSSN from the coding sequence ATGAAGCGGTTTAAAATAGCTATCGTAGAAGACGATGAAGATGAACGGTTTTTTATGGTTGATGCCTTCAACTCATTTGCCGGTTTTGAAGTGGTCGGTGAGTTTGGAAATGGCGACCAATTGATGGCTTGGCTTGGTAAGCAGGCGGATCCCACTACCGAATTGGTGATCACAGACCTAAACATGCCCGGCAAGAACGGGTATGATATCATCTCTGAGGTGCGCTCAAAATATAGCGGTATTGACGTGGTTGCTACCTCAACTTCGTCGGTTGATGCCACCCGAAATAAATGCCTTGCCATGGGCGCACGCCAATTCCTTGTAAAGCCCGACGTTTTCATTCATTATCAGGACTATGTAGAAAGGTTATATCAGCTCTTAAGTCCGGCAAAGTCGAGTAATTGA